A stretch of DNA from Parvularcula bermudensis HTCC2503:
GATGGGTTTTGCTGTGCCGTTGGATCGGGCGGCACCCTCGCCGGCGTTTCGATGGCCCTTAAGGAGAGAGGCGACGTCAAAATCGCCGCCGCCGACCCGGAGGGCGCCAAGATCTATTCCTGGATCAAGACCGGTGAACTGGCGGGCGACGGAAGCTCCGTGATGGAGGGCATCGGGCAGGGTCGGGTCACCGCCAATCTCGACGGCGCTCAATTCGACGACGCCTATCGGATCCCCGACGACGAAGCCCTTCAAATCGTCTTTTCGCTGATGGAGGAAGAAGGTCTGTGCCTTGGGGGCTCGTCCGGAATCAATATTGCGGGCGCCAAAAGGTTGGCGAAGGATCTGGGGCCTGGGTCGACCGTGGTGACGATCCTTTGCGATTACGGCAATCGCTATCAGTCAAAGCTGTTCAACCCCGAATTTCTCCAATCGAAAGGCCTGCCGGTACCCCCATGGATGTCCTGAGTTCCCCACCGCGCACCAGGAAGCCTGAACGGATCGAAGCGGTCATCACCTATCTGGAACAGACAAAGCGACCGAGCAGCCCGAAACCCGCGCAGCCAAAGGGGCGTCACGCGATCCTGCGCTGCGAAGAGCCGCCGGTGAGCTTTTACCGCTATATCTACAGCGCCGTTGGCACCCCGCACAAATGGGTGAGCCGACGCTATCTGAACGATGATGACCTGAGCGCCCTCATCTGCAAACCGAGTGTCAACATATTCGTTCTGTACAGAGAGGGATGGGTCGCGGGGTTTGCCGAACTCGAACATATCGACACGTCACTGATCGAGATACGGTTTTTCGGCCTTGTGCCGGAGGCGAAGAATAAAGGCCTTGGCGGTTGGTTCCTGTATGAAATCCTCCAGATGGCGTGGCAACACGATCCCCAAAAAATACGGATAGAGACTTGTTCCCTAGACGATCCCGCCGCTCTGAGGTTGTATCAAAAAATGGGCTTCAGCGTTTACGGTCAGGCGACCGGTGTCATTGAGTGGTACGGATGAAGGGACCGACGAAAGACACCCATTTGGGCCGACCGACCAAAGGAAGACGTCTCATCAATCCAAGCGTGGAATGCGGATCGACCGTCCTGTTTTCCTCCTACGATGATTTCCGGGCGAATCGCCCTCCCTGGCATTATGGGCGCACCGGCACGCCGACCCATAGAGCCCTGGAAGAAAGTCTTTGCGACCTTGAAGGCGCCGATAACGTGGTGCTCACCGGATCGGGACTTGAGGCTTGTACCCTAGCGATCCTCTCCTGTGTCACGGCGGGGGGCCATGTCCTTGTGACCGACAGCGCCTATGAGCCGACCCGGACATTTTGCGACGGGCTGCTGCGCGGCTTCGACATCGAGACGACCTATTTTGACCCCCAGGCGGGGCGTGAGGAGATTGCCGCGCTTTGTCGCCCCACGACGCAACTCATTTTCTGCGAAAGCCCTGGCTCCCTCACCTTCGAGGTGCAGGACCTCCCCGCCATCGTCGCGGGCGCGGGGGAGGTGCCCGTCGCCGTCGATAACACCTATGGCGCCGGGGTATTACTCCGCCCCTTGGAGCTTGGATGCGCGATCAGTGTCCAGGCGCTGACAAAATATGTCGGCGGCCATTCAGACCTCCTGCTCGGCGCGGTGGCGACCGCGCCTAGGCTTTCCGCCAAGGTCAGGCGGATGGCCAGGATGCTCGGCATTTCCGTCTCAGGCCGCGATGTCGCCATGGCCCATCGCGGCCTTCGAACGCTGCATCGGCGCCTTGCCGTGCATGAAGAGAACGGCCTTGGTCTGGCGCGCTTTCTTGAAACCCACAGCGCCATCCGGCGGGTGCTGCATCCTGGCCTCGACAGCCACCCCCAGGCGGCGCTCTGGGCACGGGACGCAAGCGGCACGAACGGGCTGTTCTCGGTCATCGCGGATTGGGAGGACGAAGCCGTGACCGCACGGTTTATCGACCATCTCACGCTTTTTGGTCTGGGCTATAGTTGGGGCGGTTATGAGAGCCTTTGCCTGCCCGCCTGGCCCACCGCCAACCGGACCGCGGTTCCCTGGACCGAAGGGGGCCAAGTGCTCCGGTTCCATGCGGGGCTTGAGGACCTCGACGACCTGATTGAGGATGTCGCTGCGGCGCTCGCCGCCGCAACCTCGACATGAGCGATGGCGGGGATCCGATGATCGGAGGAAGGATAACCATGACAAAGGCAATGACCGCCCTCGTGATCGTGGCGCTCGGCACTCTTCTGGGATGTGCGGCGACCCCGTCCGCCGACAAGATCGTTTATGTCTCCCTCACCACAGCGCCGAGCGGCGCCCTTGTGACCTTCGAAGGGGGGGAGACCTGTACCACCCCGTGCGTTATCGGGGTGATCGAGAGCGTCCCGCTGACGATTGGGCGGATCGGCTATGAGGCGGTTCCGATGGAATTGACCCCTGACAGCCCGCGCCAACTCTCCGTCGATCTCAAACGTGTGGTCGAAGACGACAGCTTCACTATTGAGAGCCTGCCCGACCTGTAAAACCAAAAGGCCTCCCTCGTCAGTACCGTAACGGCATGGTAAACCTCCCGCCAGGGAGAGGGGAATTGCGACATGTCTATTCGGGACCGGCTTGAGACCTTTGTCCGCTCCGACCGGATCAAAGACGGTTGGCGCCTTTTTCTCGACGATGAGAATAAGGAGACCATCGCCCGGGAAACCTTTCCCTTTGTGACCGACGCCCTTGTCAGACAGATCGTTGCCGACAATGTAGAGACGCCGCTGGAAAGGCTTTGGTCGACAGCTCCCCTCCCCGCAATCCTCTTGAATTACGCCTTCTGGCCCTATGCCATCGGTCGCTTGGCTATGTTGATCGGTTTTGGCTTGTTGGGATTTGTCGCCTTGCTCGCCACATTGGTTTTGCTTCCTGCGGCGGAACCCCTGGCGGCGGTCCTGGCCCTTTCCTCGGGGAGTGCGGTCCTCCTCACACTGATTGCGATCTCGCTCCTGACCGATACGCAGATCAGCCGCTCACGGCTCCGGCAAGAGCCACGGCTGGGCCCCTCGGTCCAAAAAATCACCACGGCGATCAATCGAACCCACAAAGATTTGAAGTCCTTCATCGATGAGGTGAATGACCTTCAGGATACCTATCTGCGGGACGATTCCGTGACGCCGCCGCATGATGGCGAAGGCTATGCCCTCAGGGCGGGACGGATTTTGATCCTGCGGGACATTGCTCGACTGGCGGTGGCGAAATTCAGCGATCTACCGAGTACCCTCGCCGATAAGGAAGAAGCGCTTGGCCTGTCGGCGATACGCCGGCGGGTGGATGGCCTGACCTTTACGGCCCTCACCGTGATCCTTCTTGGGTTCTTCGGCATTCTGGTGGGTCTCACCCCCACTTGGCTGACGCTGTTCGGCGCGGAGATCCCCTCGCTCGGCCCCCCGATCTTAGGGGTGGCGGCGTTGCCCTTGCTCTTTTTCTGTATTGCGGCGGGCGTGATAATCTGGGGTGCCTATGAAGCGGTCAGAATCTATGACGAGGATCGGGCGGCCATCGTCATGGCCCTGAGAGACTTCGTTCTCAATGCCAAAGCAAAGTCAGCCGAAGCGATCGTCACGCTGCTGGCGGAGACCGGCCCTGAGGGCGTGGCCCGCAATGAGGCCCTGACCGCGTGGGAGACCAAATTGGTCGAAAAAGACGGCCTGAGCGATCTGCTCGGCCGGTTAGAGGTCAGAGTGGCGCGACCGGAAAAGGCCAAAAAGATCGCCTTCCCCCCGTCGGCCACTGTGGCCCCTAATCACAGCGGTCGGCCGCGGTCGTTGCAGCGCTTATCTCGACCGAAGGCGCCCCCCACCCTCTGGCAGCCCTAAGCGGTCAGAGGGTGAATCTCGCCCCCAAGCAAGGGTCGGGGGACATGGGTGGTCATCGGAAACGATATGGGCAATTCCTTCAGTCGACGGACCGCCAGAAAGGCAAAGGCCTCCGCTTCGACAAAATCACCCCGCCAGCCTAGCTCCTCACAGGCGACGACGGGGCTTGGCAACCGGTCGGCCAGCGCCGCCATCATGACCGGATTATGCCGTCCGCCCCCGACGACGACCCAGATTGACGGCGGCTCAGGGAGGAAGGCGGCAGCGCTCGCCACGCAACTCGCCGTAAAGGCCGTTAAGGTGGCGGCCCCATCCTCAAGCGTAAGCCCGTCGACCCCGCCGAGCTTGAAGTCATAACGATCAAGGGATTTCGGTGGCTTTCGCTTCAGATAGGGGCTGTGGCTCATCAAGTGGATACGATCCTCATGGATCTTTCCATTTGCTGCCAGCTTGCCCCCCTCATCCATGCGGTTGACCGTCTTTGCGCTGACCCATTGATCGATCAGCCCATTCCCCGGGCCACAGTCAAAGGCCATCAGACGGGCGATCGACCTGTCTTTGGGCAGGAAGGTAATGTTCGCCACACCGCCAATATTGAGAACCGCGATCGACCCATCGATCGCCGCTCCGCGGGCGCGGGCGAGATGGTAAATCGGGGCCAGGGGCGCCCCCTCCCCTCCATTGGCGATGTCCGCCCGCCGAAATTGATCGACAACAGGGATCTGAACTTCACTCGCAAGGTGACGCCCATCTCCAATTTGAAGGGTCTGGCCAGGGGCGGCCCGACCGGCAATGGCGGGCCGATGAAGGATGGTTTGACCGTGAAACCCGACCACATCCACCGCCTGGGGCGTGAGGCGATGGGCCTGCAGAAAGTCCCGCACGGCTTCGATATGCGCTGAGGTTACGAGGTCCGAGGCCTGATGAATTTCCTTAGCATCGCTTCGCCCCTCAAGCGCCGCTTTGGTGGCGGCCACCACGGCAGCCCGGGTTCCCGACGGATAGGGGAGAAAGTGCATAGGGCCGAATTCGGACAGGGTTTCTCCATCCGTCCGAAGCATTGCCACATCGACTCCGTCGAGGGACGTGCCTGACATGAGGCCGATAGCGGAATAGACCCGGTCGGGTGAGGGCGCGCGGATTGTTCTTGGAGCCATGGAAAGCGCCTTCCAGCAAATCTTCTCGCGAGAAGGGTAAATGCGAAATCTTGCCCTCTTCTTATCAGCAGCACGCCGCGAAAGGCAGCGATCGAAGCATGGGCGAGGCTTTCTTCTGCCCGAAGGATTGCCTAGACCGCTGAGCCGTTCGACCTCTTTATGGGCCCTCTCCTATGACCCGGTTTCAATCTGACCTCTTACGCGTCCTCGACGAGCGTGGTTTCATCCACCAAATCACCCATCCAGACGCCCTGGATCAGGCCGCCAAGCAGGGGACTGTCACCGGTTATATTGGGTTCGATGCCACCGCGGACAGCCTCCATGCCGGTCATCTGACCCAGATCATGATGCTGCATTGGCTGCAGCAAACAGGACACCGCCCGATTGCCCTGATGGGAGGCGGGACGACAAAAATCGGCGATCCGTCGGGGAAAGATACGCAACGAAAGCTGCTCGACGATGCGACGATCGCGGCGAACATCGCCGGTATACGGCAGTCCTTCGACCCCTTCTTGCAATTCGGCGACAGCGGCAATCAAGCCCTTATGGTGAATAATGACGACTGGTTGTCGAGCCTTGGATATATCCGTTTCCTGCGTGATTTCGGTGTCCATTTCACTATCAACCGCATGCTGACATTTGACTCGGTCAAACTGCGACTGGACCGTGAGCAGCCGCTGACCTTCCTCGAATTCAACTACATGCTCATGCAGGCCTATGATTTTTTCGAACTCAATGAGCGGTATGGCTGCACGCTTCAGATGGGCGGATCGGATCAATGGGGGAATATTGTCAACGGGGTCGAACTCTGCCGCCGGATCGCAGCGGCCGAAGGGGCCGAGGGCAGTAGAGATGTGTGCGGTCTGACCACACCGCTTCTCACCACCGCCTCGGGCAAGAAAATGGGCAAGACGGAAAATGGCGCCGTATGG
This window harbors:
- a CDS encoding GNAT family N-acetyltransferase; its protein translation is MDVLSSPPRTRKPERIEAVITYLEQTKRPSSPKPAQPKGRHAILRCEEPPVSFYRYIYSAVGTPHKWVSRRYLNDDDLSALICKPSVNIFVLYREGWVAGFAELEHIDTSLIEIRFFGLVPEAKNKGLGGWFLYEILQMAWQHDPQKIRIETCSLDDPAALRLYQKMGFSVYGQATGVIEWYG
- the metC gene encoding cystathionine beta-lyase; translated protein: MKGPTKDTHLGRPTKGRRLINPSVECGSTVLFSSYDDFRANRPPWHYGRTGTPTHRALEESLCDLEGADNVVLTGSGLEACTLAILSCVTAGGHVLVTDSAYEPTRTFCDGLLRGFDIETTYFDPQAGREEIAALCRPTTQLIFCESPGSLTFEVQDLPAIVAGAGEVPVAVDNTYGAGVLLRPLELGCAISVQALTKYVGGHSDLLLGAVATAPRLSAKVRRMARMLGISVSGRDVAMAHRGLRTLHRRLAVHEENGLGLARFLETHSAIRRVLHPGLDSHPQAALWARDASGTNGLFSVIADWEDEAVTARFIDHLTLFGLGYSWGGYESLCLPAWPTANRTAVPWTEGGQVLRFHAGLEDLDDLIEDVAAALAAATST
- a CDS encoding PEGA domain-containing protein produces the protein MTKAMTALVIVALGTLLGCAATPSADKIVYVSLTTAPSGALVTFEGGETCTTPCVIGVIESVPLTIGRIGYEAVPMELTPDSPRQLSVDLKRVVEDDSFTIESLPDL
- a CDS encoding anhydro-N-acetylmuramic acid kinase; the protein is MAPRTIRAPSPDRVYSAIGLMSGTSLDGVDVAMLRTDGETLSEFGPMHFLPYPSGTRAAVVAATKAALEGRSDAKEIHQASDLVTSAHIEAVRDFLQAHRLTPQAVDVVGFHGQTILHRPAIAGRAAPGQTLQIGDGRHLASEVQIPVVDQFRRADIANGGEGAPLAPIYHLARARGAAIDGSIAVLNIGGVANITFLPKDRSIARLMAFDCGPGNGLIDQWVSAKTVNRMDEGGKLAANGKIHEDRIHLMSHSPYLKRKPPKSLDRYDFKLGGVDGLTLEDGAATLTAFTASCVASAAAFLPEPPSIWVVVGGGRHNPVMMAALADRLPSPVVACEELGWRGDFVEAEAFAFLAVRRLKELPISFPMTTHVPRPLLGGEIHPLTA
- the tyrS gene encoding tyrosine--tRNA ligase, which encodes MTRFQSDLLRVLDERGFIHQITHPDALDQAAKQGTVTGYIGFDATADSLHAGHLTQIMMLHWLQQTGHRPIALMGGGTTKIGDPSGKDTQRKLLDDATIAANIAGIRQSFDPFLQFGDSGNQALMVNNDDWLSSLGYIRFLRDFGVHFTINRMLTFDSVKLRLDREQPLTFLEFNYMLMQAYDFFELNERYGCTLQMGGSDQWGNIVNGVELCRRIAAAEGAEGSRDVCGLTTPLLTTASGKKMGKTENGAVWLNADRLSPYEYWQYWRNVEDADVVTMLTRFTTLPLDDIQRLGALGGAEINEAKKILATETTALLHGREAAEAAAETARQTFEQGGAADDLPSVTVAEAALAAGLPLFEPFTELGLISSKSEGRRHIKAGALKVNDAPATEEFSLTPEYLIDGRIKLSIGKKKHGLVVMSS